In the genome of Acidobacteriota bacterium, one region contains:
- a CDS encoding NRAMP family divalent metal transporter, whose product METKSRGALIGAAFLMATSAIGPGFLTQTAVFTDSFKANFGFAIIVSIIIGIGAQLNIWRIICISKKRGQDIANLILNGLGHTIAFLVLFGGFAFNVGNIAGCALGTDALLGLNLKTGAAISGIIAIILFLSRELGKAMDNFTKILGFLMIFLICIVLIKIGTPIGEAVKRTFAPSIIPFLPIITMVGGTVGGYISFSGAHRLVDADITGKENLKRITNSSLSGLLITGLVRILFFLCVLGVVIMGVSLDPANPPASAFMLGSGIIGYRIFGLILWVAGITSVVGCSYTSISFFKTLSSYVEKKFSTFIIVFIVISTLIFLLIGKPVSLLIFAGAINGLILPVTLGAILLTSRNKKLFPDYKHPMWMIMYGIIALGFSIYSAWKSFEAIFSLFG is encoded by the coding sequence ATGGAGACAAAATCAAGGGGAGCTTTGATTGGTGCTGCATTTCTTATGGCAACTTCTGCCATAGGGCCTGGCTTTCTTACACAGACTGCTGTTTTCACTGATTCCTTTAAGGCTAATTTCGGGTTCGCAATAATTGTATCAATCATTATTGGAATAGGCGCCCAGCTTAACATATGGCGAATTATATGTATCTCAAAAAAAAGAGGCCAGGACATAGCAAACCTCATCCTGAATGGACTGGGACATACAATAGCATTTCTTGTGCTTTTCGGCGGGTTTGCCTTTAATGTTGGAAACATAGCAGGGTGTGCCCTTGGGACAGACGCTCTCCTTGGATTGAATTTAAAAACAGGTGCAGCCATTTCAGGAATTATCGCAATTATTCTTTTTCTCTCAAGAGAACTTGGGAAGGCAATGGATAATTTCACAAAAATTCTTGGTTTTTTAATGATTTTTTTAATATGCATCGTCCTTATAAAAATTGGAACTCCTATTGGGGAAGCTGTAAAAAGAACATTCGCTCCTTCGATTATTCCATTTCTTCCAATAATTACAATGGTCGGCGGAACTGTAGGTGGTTATATTTCTTTCTCTGGTGCTCATAGACTTGTGGATGCAGATATCACAGGAAAGGAAAATCTTAAAAGAATTACAAATTCTTCTCTATCTGGACTATTAATCACTGGTTTGGTTAGGATTCTTTTCTTCTTATGTGTGCTTGGAGTTGTTATTATGGGAGTATCCCTTGATCCAGCTAATCCCCCTGCTTCAGCCTTTATGCTTGGATCAGGTATAATTGGATATAGAATTTTTGGTTTGATTCTCTGGGTAGCAGGAATAACATCTGTTGTGGGATGTTCTTATACATCCATTTCTTTCTTTAAAACTTTATCGTCATATGTAGAAAAAAAATTCAGCACTTTCATCATTGTCTTCATAGTAATTTCAACTCTTATCTTTTTGCTCATCGGGAAACCAGTGAGTCTCTTGATTTTTGCTGGTGCAATCAATGGATTAATCCTTCCTGTTACGCTTGGAGCGATACTTTTAACTTCAAGGAACAAAAAATTATTTCCGGATTACAAGCATCCGATGTGGATGATTATGTATGGAATCATAGCTTTGGGATTTTCGATTTATTCTGCATGGAAATCTTTTGAAGCAATATTTTCACTCTTTGGATAA